In the bacterium genome, TTATTGGTGAGCCCGGCGTAGGAAAAACAGCTATTGTTGAAGGTTTGGCTACTAAAATTGCTAAAGGGGAAGTGCCTCCCACTTTACAAGGCAAAAGGGTGGTAGCTTTGGATGTTTCCGCTATTTTAGCTGGTACTCAGTACAGGGGGCAGTTTGAGGAAAGGATGAAAAAGATTATTGAAGAGATCAGGGCCAATTCTGATTCTTTAATTATTTTTATTGATGAACTTCATATGATTGTTGGTGCTGGAGCTGCAGGAGAAAGTGGTGCTATTGATGCAGCTAATATGCTTAAACCGGCTTTAGCCAGAGGAGAACTGCATCTCATTGGTGCTACTACTTTAGATGAGTATCGTAAATATATTGAAAAAGATGCGGCACTGGAAAGACGATTACAGCCAATTTTGGTGCCTGAGCCTTCAGTGGGTGAGACAATAGAGATTCTTAAGGGTTTGCGGGAAAAGTATGAAGCCCACCATAAGGTTAAAATTACTGATAGTGCCTTAGTAGCAGCAGCTGAACTTTCAGATCGGTATATAAGCAACCGTTTTCTGCCTGACAAAGCTATTGATCTTTTGGATCAGGCTTCTGCAAGAACGCGGTTAAAGATGACTATAGAGCCTGAAAAAATTAGAAAACTTGATAAACAGATTAAGGATTTAGAAAGGGAAAAAGACCAGGCGGTTTCAGCTCAGGATTTTCGTGAAGCTGCTCGTCTTAAAAAGGAAGTTCAGGAATTGAGAGCGAAAAAGCAAAAGTTAGAAAAAAAGCATAATCTTGATCAAGCTTCAGGTTATCCGGTAGTTACTGCTGAGGAGATTGCTGAGGTTATTTCCAGAGCTACAGGTATTCCTGTATCTCGACTCAGGGAGAGTGAAAAAAAGAAGCTTTTAAATTTAGAAGAAAAAATTCACCAACGTTTAGTTGATCAAAAAGAAGCTGTGCAGGCAGTGGCTAATGCTATCAGAAGGGCAAGGGTAGGGCTAAAAGACAGGCGGCGGCCAATTGGCAGCTTTCTTTTCTTGGGACCTACAGGAGTAGGTAAAACTGAGTTAGCACGCACCTTAGCTGAAGTTCTTTTTGATAATGAAGAAGCCCTAATCCATTTGGATATGTCTGAATATATGGAAAAACATGCGGTCAGTCGTTTGATTGGTGCCCCACCCGGTTATGTAGGGTATGAAGAAGGGGGGCAATTAACAGAGCAGGTTAGACGCAAGCCTTATTCAGTAGTCCTTTTTGATGAGATTGAAAAAGCTCATCCTGAAGTTTTTAATATCCTCCTTCAGGTTTTAGATTCTGGTCAATTAACTGACGGTCAAGGCAGAAAGGTGGATTTTAAAAATACTTTGATAATTCTGACCTCTAATATAGGATCTGATCTTATTAAAACCCAAACTGAAAAAGAGGTGGCTGCTAAAACAGAAGCAGAAAAAAAGCGGGTTTTTGCTGAAACTAAAACAAAAATTGATAAAATTCTCACCAATTATTTCCGTCCAGAATTTATTAATCGTTTAGATGAAATTATCTTGTTCCATCCTTTAGGCAAAAAAGAGATTTTGGAAATTGTTGATTTGCAGTTGGAGACGACTAAAAGGATTTTAAAAGGTCAGAGAATAGAGCTTGAGATTTCCAGAGCAGCTAAAAAATATCTGGCTGAAAAAGGATATGACTCCACTTTTGGAGCCCGTCCCTTAAGGAGGTTGATTCAAACAGAAATAGAGAACCATCTGGCTGAGGAACTTTTAAGGGGCAAGTTTAAAAAAGGAGATAAAATAAAAGTTGATCTCAAAAAGGGAGTTTTAATTTTTAAGAAGAGTAAATGATAATTGTTTGGCGTTTTCTTTTTTTCTGTCTTGCTGTTTTGGTTGGAGTTTTGTTTGTAGTAAAAAGTGATTATTTTGTTCGCCTTTTTGGACACAATGAACTAGCAGAGCGTTATTTAGGAGGAGGGGGGACTTATTGGTTTTGGAAGTTGTTGGGTTTGGCGCTAATTGTTTTAGGTTGTTTAGCTTTGGTAGGGTCTTTGGATTTTGTTTTTTATCCTTTCGGCTCTTATCCTTCTGATTAATAGTTTTCCACAATCTCTGTATTGGCAGTTGTCTTGAATTTTTGTATGCTAATAATTAAGCAATCCCGTTTTGAGTTTTTAAGAAACGGGATTTTTGCCAAAGAAGGATTTAAAAACTAAGAAGGAGGCAAAATGGTAAGTATTTGGAGTTCAGCATTGCAAGAGGCTTATCAAGAGGTTTTTGTCCGTTTGGGAGATTTTGTTCCCCGTCTTTTTGGTGCTGTAGTTGTTTTTGCTGTTGGCTGGTTGGTGGCTTGGTTGTTGCAACGGTTGGTAGACCCTGTTTTAAGAGGAGTGCTTGATCCTGTTTGGGAGGTGACTAAGCTTGAGGATTTGCGCAAGAAATCCAAAATTCAGTTGGATCTAACTGCTTTGGCGGCTCGCTTAGTCTTCTGGGTGGTTTTGGCAGTAGTCTTTTTGGCTACTTTTGAGGTGCTTGGTTTGAGCAGTGTGGCAGATCTCTTTAATCAGGTTTTGGCTTATGTGCCTAATGTAGTTGGCACATTAGTTATTTTAATGATTGGTTTGGTGTTGGCTAATTTTTTGCGGGGCACAGTTAGGGCAGCGATGAATGCTTCAGAGCTTCCTCATGCACAGCTTTTGAGCAGTATTACTTATTGGGCTGTGGTTGTTTTTGTTGTTGTTGCTGGTTTGATCCAGTTGGGTATTGCTCAAGAGCTTTTGCTCATTCTCTTTCAAGGGTTGGTAGCCGCTTTGGCTATTGCTGTTGGTCTTTCTTTCGGATTTGGAGGACAGGATTATGCCAAGAGAGTTTTGGGTGTTTTTCAGAAAGAAATGACAGAGGAAGAGAGAGAAGAAGAGGAAGATGAGGAGATTTAGAGTTAAAGCAAAAATTAGAATGAATAGATTGGGGGGAGTTTGTCTCCCCCCAATCTTGTAAAAAGGTTTGTAAATGAACAGCAATAATAAGGTCAAGATATTTCTTAGAGGTGCATATAATAGTTTTAATCTTGGTGATGATCTTTTATTGTTTGGGGCTTTAGGTTTTTTAAAAGAATTGAAAAAAAAGGAAAAGAGAAAACTTGAAGTTTATATCCATAAAGGACAAAAGAGTTTTTGGAAGCTTAACTTTCCTTACACTCTGCCTTTATTTTCTTCTGCAGCTTCTTTGGTACACCAGTGGGAGAAAGAAGAGAGACGTTTGTCTCAATCCGCTTTTTGGTTTAGGCGTTTTAGAAAAATTGTTTTAGTTTTCAAAATAGGTTTAAAGTTGTTGTTTCCTTTTTGGTCTTTTCCTGAGATTCGTTTTTACCGTTCTTTAGATATAGTTTGGTTTTTAGGGGGAGCTTATTTGAATTCTTTTAGCCGTTCTTTTCTTTATTTAGAGTACTTTAATCTTGTTTTTGCCAAAAGAGTTAATTTCAAGCTTAAAGTTATAGGTAGCGGTATGCAGTGGGGTCCTTTCAGGAGCAGGTTTGATATTTGGGTGGCAAAAAGAATGGCTTTTTTGTTTGATAAAATTATTGTTAGAGACAAAAAATCTTTTGCGCTTTTGCGTTCTTGGGGGGCAAAGGTAGAATTGGGTGAAGATGATTTGTGGCTAGGAGTTCCATTTTTTAAGCAGTATAGATCGGTTAACAAAAAGGG is a window encoding:
- a CDS encoding AAA family ATPase; translation: MKCQRCGKKEARVKITRIVNGQVKTEYLCEDCAAEIRGNNGFDFGFDFSDLFSNFFGDSFGGSFGSPSRKEEYDIEGFFSERLKEVLERAKKIAGNNGQTQADTEHLLLAVLEDKVAQRILSKIVDQKKLKEEIKGFIKKHRGKGRKEVVELAPRSTRVLELAYKEAYDLGHSYVGPEHLLLALGREKEGVAGQILSDLGVSYEKILRRVRSLIGEGEHKEAVKSPTPSLDEFSRDLTQEAKEGKLDPVIGREKEIETTIEILSRRTKNNPVLIGEPGVGKTAIVEGLATKIAKGEVPPTLQGKRVVALDVSAILAGTQYRGQFEERMKKIIEEIRANSDSLIIFIDELHMIVGAGAAGESGAIDAANMLKPALARGELHLIGATTLDEYRKYIEKDAALERRLQPILVPEPSVGETIEILKGLREKYEAHHKVKITDSALVAAAELSDRYISNRFLPDKAIDLLDQASARTRLKMTIEPEKIRKLDKQIKDLEREKDQAVSAQDFREAARLKKEVQELRAKKQKLEKKHNLDQASGYPVVTAEEIAEVISRATGIPVSRLRESEKKKLLNLEEKIHQRLVDQKEAVQAVANAIRRARVGLKDRRRPIGSFLFLGPTGVGKTELARTLAEVLFDNEEALIHLDMSEYMEKHAVSRLIGAPPGYVGYEEGGQLTEQVRRKPYSVVLFDEIEKAHPEVFNILLQVLDSGQLTDGQGRKVDFKNTLIILTSNIGSDLIKTQTEKEVAAKTEAEKKRVFAETKTKIDKILTNYFRPEFINRLDEIILFHPLGKKEILEIVDLQLETTKRILKGQRIELEISRAAKKYLAEKGYDSTFGARPLRRLIQTEIENHLAEELLRGKFKKGDKIKVDLKKGVLIFKKSK
- a CDS encoding polysaccharide pyruvyl transferase family protein, coding for MNSNNKVKIFLRGAYNSFNLGDDLLLFGALGFLKELKKKEKRKLEVYIHKGQKSFWKLNFPYTLPLFSSAASLVHQWEKEERRLSQSAFWFRRFRKIVLVFKIGLKLLFPFWSFPEIRFYRSLDIVWFLGGAYLNSFSRSFLYLEYFNLVFAKRVNFKLKVIGSGMQWGPFRSRFDIWVAKRMAFLFDKIIVRDKKSFALLRSWGAKVELGEDDLWLGVPFFKQYRSVNKKGIALNLRFRSGEPSKKQKQDLKKFLLSLPFSLSRAVFFSLRERRFFEDRRLLAQIDLPSLKIVNPYKVGWRVFVQELSSKKEAVGGAFHFILLALFLGLRGYLFFTDAYYCQKYQILPKLRVANKKGIKVGFLSPLDSGEIEKRYAKHRVHLERIFSGIIS